A stretch of Myceligenerans xiligouense DNA encodes these proteins:
- a CDS encoding adenylosuccinate synthase translates to MPGVVLVGAQWGDEGKGKATDLLGSRVDHVVKFNGGNNAGHTVVVGDEKYALHLLPSGILSPGVTPVIANGVVVDIDVLFEELDALAARGVDVSRLLVSGSAHVIAPYHRTIDKVTERFLGKRRIGTTGRGIGPAYADKISRVGLRMWDLFDEKILRAKIEGALDQKNHLLVKVYNRRAVDVDETVDELLKHADRLRPMVVDTSVELNRALDEGKNVLFEAGQATMLDIDHGTYPFVTSSNATAGGAVTGSGVGPTRIDSVIGVIKAYTTRVGEGPFPTELFDDKGAFLAKAGHEFGTTTGRPRRCGWYDAVIARYASRVNGLTDLVVTKLDVLTGLEKVPVCVAYDVDGVRHDEMPTDQTAFHHAKPIYEELDGWWEDISGARTLDDLPPAARAYVDALEQMSGTRISAIGVGPARDAIIPIHDLIHARGH, encoded by the coding sequence ATGCCAGGCGTGGTGCTCGTCGGTGCCCAGTGGGGCGATGAGGGCAAGGGAAAGGCAACCGATCTTCTGGGTTCGCGTGTCGATCATGTCGTGAAGTTCAACGGCGGGAACAACGCCGGTCACACCGTCGTCGTCGGCGACGAGAAGTACGCGCTGCACCTGCTGCCGTCCGGCATTCTGTCGCCGGGCGTCACGCCGGTGATCGCGAACGGCGTCGTCGTCGACATCGATGTGCTGTTCGAGGAGCTCGACGCGCTGGCGGCGCGCGGCGTGGACGTCTCGCGGCTGCTGGTCTCGGGCAGCGCGCACGTCATCGCGCCGTACCACCGCACCATCGACAAGGTGACGGAGCGGTTCCTGGGCAAGCGCCGGATCGGGACCACCGGGCGCGGCATCGGCCCCGCGTACGCGGACAAGATCAGTCGCGTGGGCCTGCGGATGTGGGACCTGTTCGACGAGAAGATCCTGCGCGCCAAGATCGAGGGCGCGCTCGACCAGAAGAACCACCTGCTCGTCAAGGTCTACAACCGCCGCGCGGTGGACGTGGACGAGACGGTCGACGAACTGCTGAAGCACGCCGACCGACTCCGCCCGATGGTCGTGGACACGTCGGTCGAGCTGAACCGTGCGCTCGACGAGGGCAAGAACGTCCTGTTCGAGGCCGGCCAGGCCACCATGCTCGACATCGACCACGGGACCTACCCGTTCGTCACCAGCAGCAACGCCACCGCGGGCGGGGCGGTCACCGGCTCCGGCGTCGGCCCGACGCGGATCGACTCGGTGATCGGCGTCATCAAGGCGTACACCACGCGCGTCGGTGAGGGGCCGTTCCCCACGGAGCTCTTCGACGACAAGGGGGCGTTCCTCGCCAAGGCCGGTCACGAGTTCGGCACCACGACGGGCCGCCCTCGCCGCTGCGGCTGGTACGACGCCGTCATCGCCCGGTACGCCTCGCGCGTCAACGGCCTCACCGACCTCGTGGTGACCAAGCTGGACGTGCTGACCGGCCTCGAGAAGGTCCCGGTCTGCGTGGCGTACGACGTCGACGGCGTCCGCCACGACGAGATGCCCACCGACCAGACCGCGTTCCACCACGCGAAGCCGATCTACGAGGAGCTCGACGGCTGGTGGGAGGACATCTCCGGCGCTCGCACGCTGGACGACCTCCCACCCGCGGCGCGCGCCTACGTGGACGCCCTGGAGCAGATGTCGGGCACGCGGATCTCGGCGATCGGCGTCGGGCCGGCGCGCGACGCGATCATCCCGATCCACGACCTGATCCACGCGCGCGGACACTGA
- a CDS encoding DUF3151 domain-containing protein, whose amino-acid sequence MSQDNLLAGPAPVNLPDDFSDVRTRLAAGDDPAAVAAGSPASSLAWAVLAERALAAGNSAGNTSGGSGNTLTAPVEAYAYARTGYHRGLDALRRAGWRGQGPIPAVHVPNQGFLRALLALSEAAGRIGETEERDRCRQFLVDSGTSADEVRVLAGAGG is encoded by the coding sequence ATGAGCCAGGACAACCTTCTCGCGGGCCCCGCCCCGGTCAACCTTCCCGACGACTTCTCCGACGTTCGTACCCGGCTCGCCGCCGGTGACGACCCCGCGGCCGTGGCCGCGGGGAGCCCCGCGTCCTCCCTCGCCTGGGCGGTACTCGCGGAGCGCGCCCTCGCGGCGGGCAACAGTGCGGGCAACACCTCCGGCGGATCGGGCAACACCCTCACCGCGCCCGTCGAGGCGTACGCCTACGCACGTACCGGCTACCACCGCGGCCTCGATGCCCTGCGCCGGGCCGGGTGGCGGGGGCAGGGTCCGATCCCCGCCGTGCACGTGCCCAACCAGGGCTTCCTGCGGGCGCTGCTGGCCCTGTCCGAGGCGGCCGGGCGGATCGGCGAGACCGAGGAGCGCGATCGCTGTCGCCAGTTCCTCGTGGACTCGGGCACGTCGGCGGACGAGGTGCGGGTGCTGGCCGGCGCCGGCGGGTGA
- a CDS encoding STAS domain-containing protein translates to MIEIATSPTTTTLVIAGELDLQERDQFPGIAARVVGLRRQLLVIDMCRVTFMDSTGAAFLISLADSGAKRGGATVIRGADERDLFVLEVCGAMDLFRIDNEHRCEPATPATGFHMVTPRMNATDRVDRRAI, encoded by the coding sequence ATGATCGAGATCGCGACGTCACCGACGACGACGACTCTCGTGATCGCCGGAGAGCTCGACCTGCAGGAACGGGACCAGTTTCCAGGCATCGCGGCTCGTGTCGTCGGTCTGCGTCGTCAACTCCTGGTGATCGACATGTGCCGCGTCACCTTCATGGACTCGACCGGCGCGGCGTTCCTCATCTCGCTGGCGGACTCCGGCGCGAAGCGCGGCGGCGCCACCGTGATCCGGGGCGCCGACGAGCGGGACCTCTTCGTGCTCGAGGTGTGCGGCGCGATGGACCTGTTCCGGATCGACAACGAGCACCGCTGCGAGCCGGCGACGCCGGCCACCGGGTTCCACATGGTCACGCCCCGGATGAACGCGACGGACCGGGTGGACCGCCGCGCGATCTAG